In one window of Acidobacteriota bacterium DNA:
- a CDS encoding GntR family transcriptional regulator codes for MQRSAVAVPKYRVVFDALREEIRSGRLGAGDRVPSEAALVTRFGASRITVGRAVRDLQQQGLVERRVGSGTYVTQPATRSAATPACTFAVVMPDLPDIEIFEPLVQGLLGAPEARPHAFLWGGGDAPGLERAAVAWERVQQYIARRVDGVFFAPLEGLPGGDDTNLRIVAALDSAGIPVVLLDRSVYPYPWRGPYDLVGIDNRRVGFAITEHLLRAGARRVAFLGTESGASTIAARRAGYREAIDAHGADPALVHLPVPAPADPRALAAYLDVHAPDAIMCATDRVAAPVMHALLGLGRRIPDDIRLTGIDDVDYAAWLPVPLTTMRQPVRQIGESAVAAMLERRSHPERPTRDIFVQCTLVTRASCGSRSMEP; via the coding sequence ATGCAACGGAGCGCGGTCGCGGTCCCGAAGTATCGGGTTGTCTTCGACGCACTCCGTGAGGAGATTCGCTCGGGGCGTTTGGGTGCCGGCGATCGCGTGCCGAGTGAAGCAGCCCTCGTGACCCGATTCGGGGCATCGCGCATCACCGTGGGCAGGGCCGTTCGCGACCTGCAGCAGCAGGGCCTTGTCGAGCGCCGCGTCGGATCAGGAACGTACGTGACGCAGCCGGCCACGCGATCCGCAGCGACGCCCGCGTGTACGTTCGCCGTGGTGATGCCCGACCTGCCCGACATCGAGATCTTCGAGCCGCTCGTGCAAGGGTTGCTGGGCGCGCCAGAGGCGAGGCCTCACGCGTTCCTGTGGGGGGGCGGCGACGCGCCTGGATTGGAGCGGGCAGCCGTCGCGTGGGAACGCGTGCAGCAGTACATCGCGCGGCGTGTGGATGGCGTTTTCTTCGCCCCGCTCGAAGGTCTACCCGGCGGCGACGACACGAACCTGCGTATCGTTGCGGCGCTCGACAGCGCGGGCATTCCCGTCGTCCTGCTGGATCGATCCGTTTATCCCTATCCGTGGCGGGGGCCGTATGACCTGGTCGGCATCGACAACAGGCGCGTCGGGTTCGCCATCACGGAGCACCTGCTGCGTGCCGGTGCTCGACGCGTGGCGTTTCTCGGGACCGAGAGCGGCGCATCGACAATCGCCGCCCGACGCGCGGGATATCGCGAGGCGATCGACGCGCACGGCGCAGACCCCGCGCTCGTGCATCTGCCCGTGCCGGCGCCCGCGGATCCCCGGGCGCTCGCGGCCTATCTCGACGTGCACGCACCCGACGCAATCATGTGCGCGACCGACCGCGTGGCGGCGCCGGTGATGCACGCGCTGCTCGGCCTGGGGCGGCGGATTCCCGACGACATCAGGCTGACGGGCATCGATGATGTGGACTATGCCGCGTGGCTGCCCGTTCCGCTGACGACGATGCGACAGCCGGTGCGGCAGATAGGGGAGTCGGCGGTGGCGGCGATGCTGGAGCGGCGGTCGCATCCGGAACGACCCACACGCGACATCTTCGTGCAGTGCACGCTCGTGACGCGCGCCTCGTGCGGATCGCGATCGATGGAACCGTGA
- a CDS encoding PIG-L family deacetylase has product MRVMSRRIIPSLSLCLLALGVAVSATQPSAPRQLRIIAFGAHPDDAELTAAGVAALWAAAGHKVKFVAATNGDIGHFSQAGGPLAIRRTKEVQECARILGITTDVLDIHDGELEPTLEYRRAFARKIRDWQADVVMGHRPYDYHPDHRYVGVLLNDTAVVVGAPFFVPDTPPTKGNPIYINYSDGFVDPKPFEPSVVVDIDATADKKWQCVSAMPSQFGDADSWQGRTRPDVPKDDTQRPAYLLNLAKQRTAAVADQYRAQLIARYGQERGSKVKYAEAFQLNQYGRQARPAELNDIFPK; this is encoded by the coding sequence ATGCGCGTCATGTCCCGACGCATCATTCCGTCCCTCTCTCTCTGCCTCCTGGCGCTCGGCGTGGCGGTTTCCGCGACGCAGCCGTCGGCACCGCGCCAACTCCGCATCATCGCCTTCGGCGCGCATCCCGATGACGCCGAACTCACGGCGGCCGGCGTGGCGGCCCTGTGGGCGGCCGCCGGTCACAAGGTGAAGTTCGTTGCCGCCACCAACGGCGACATCGGCCACTTCAGCCAAGCGGGTGGCCCGCTTGCGATTCGCCGCACGAAGGAAGTCCAGGAGTGCGCGCGCATCCTCGGCATCACGACCGACGTGCTCGACATCCATGATGGCGAGCTCGAGCCCACCCTGGAATATCGTCGCGCGTTCGCACGCAAGATCCGCGACTGGCAGGCCGACGTCGTGATGGGCCATCGGCCGTATGACTACCACCCCGATCACCGCTACGTCGGTGTGCTGTTGAACGACACGGCGGTCGTCGTCGGCGCGCCGTTCTTCGTGCCCGACACGCCACCAACCAAGGGCAATCCGATCTACATCAACTACTCGGACGGCTTCGTCGATCCGAAGCCCTTCGAACCCTCGGTGGTGGTTGACATCGACGCGACCGCAGACAAGAAGTGGCAGTGCGTGAGCGCGATGCCGTCGCAGTTCGGCGACGCCGATTCATGGCAGGGTCGCACGCGTCCCGACGTGCCGAAAGACGACACGCAGCGGCCGGCGTATCTGCTGAACCTGGCCAAGCAGCGTACGGCAGCCGTGGCCGACCAGTATCGCGCGCAGCTCATCGCCCGCTACGGACAGGAGCGTGGAAGCAAGGTGAAGTACGCCGAGGCGTTCCAGTTGAACCAGTACGGCCGCCAGGCACGCCCGGCCGAACTCAACGACATCTTCCCGAAGTAG
- the guaB gene encoding IMP dehydrogenase has protein sequence MTTDTSTALSPAEHVARGLQTALTFDDILLVPRRSEILPSQVDISSRFTRNIRLNVPLASAAMDTVTESGLAIAMAQQGGIGIIHKNLSIEDQANEVDRVKRSESGMIVNPITLSPTHSIAQAHDLMRRYRISGVPITEDGSKDGRLVGILTNRDLRFETRLERPIADIMTRENLITVPVGTTLDQAQDILHTHKVEKLLVVDHDYRLRGLITVKDIQKAIKYPWACKDDLGRLRVGAAVSIAKDTVERAEALVAAHVDVLVIDTAHGHSMGVMEMVRRLRQRFPDVELVAGNVATGAATEDLIRIGVDAVKVGIGAGSICTTRVIAGIGVPMVSAIAECARAAKPHDVPVIADGGIRYSGDITKAIAVGGSTVMIGSLFAGTDESPGEVILYQGRSFKEYRGMGSIGAMRKGSRDRYFQDDFELNVVTGEGTDKLVPEGIEGRVAHKGSVAAMVHQLVGGLRAGMGYCGCPTITALQTDAQLIRITPAGQRESHVHDVIITKESPNYRVE, from the coding sequence ATGACCACAGACACCTCCACCGCCCTCTCGCCCGCTGAACACGTGGCGCGTGGCCTGCAGACCGCGCTCACCTTCGACGACATCCTCCTCGTACCCCGCCGTTCGGAGATCCTGCCGAGCCAGGTGGACATCTCCTCCCGCTTCACGCGCAACATCCGCCTGAACGTGCCGCTCGCCAGCGCCGCGATGGATACGGTGACCGAGTCCGGCCTGGCGATCGCAATGGCCCAGCAGGGCGGCATCGGCATCATCCACAAGAACCTCTCGATCGAGGATCAGGCCAACGAGGTCGACAGGGTGAAGCGCTCCGAGAGCGGCATGATCGTCAACCCGATCACGCTCTCGCCCACGCACTCGATCGCCCAGGCCCACGACCTGATGCGGAGGTACCGCATCTCGGGCGTGCCGATCACCGAGGACGGCAGCAAGGACGGGCGCCTCGTCGGCATCCTCACCAACCGCGACCTCCGATTCGAGACCCGCCTCGAGCGGCCGATCGCGGACATCATGACGCGTGAGAACCTGATTACGGTTCCAGTCGGCACCACGCTCGACCAGGCGCAGGACATCCTCCACACGCACAAGGTCGAGAAACTCCTCGTCGTCGATCACGACTACCGTCTCCGCGGGCTCATCACGGTCAAGGACATCCAGAAGGCGATCAAGTACCCCTGGGCGTGCAAGGACGATCTCGGCCGCCTGCGCGTGGGCGCGGCGGTGAGCATCGCGAAAGACACCGTCGAGCGTGCCGAGGCCCTCGTGGCCGCGCACGTGGACGTCCTCGTGATCGACACCGCGCACGGGCACTCGATGGGCGTCATGGAGATGGTGCGGCGGCTCCGCCAGCGGTTCCCCGACGTGGAGCTTGTCGCGGGCAACGTGGCGACGGGCGCCGCGACAGAGGACCTGATCCGCATCGGCGTTGACGCGGTGAAGGTCGGCATCGGCGCCGGATCGATCTGCACGACGCGCGTGATCGCGGGAATCGGCGTGCCGATGGTGTCGGCCATCGCCGAGTGCGCACGCGCGGCGAAGCCGCACGACGTGCCCGTGATCGCCGATGGCGGCATCCGCTATTCGGGCGACATCACGAAGGCCATCGCCGTCGGTGGCAGCACCGTGATGATCGGCAGCCTGTTTGCGGGCACCGACGAGAGCCCGGGCGAGGTGATTCTCTACCAGGGGCGCTCGTTCAAGGAGTACCGCGGCATGGGTTCGATCGGCGCGATGCGCAAGGGATCGCGCGACCGCTACTTCCAGGACGACTTCGAACTGAACGTGGTCACGGGCGAAGGCACCGACAAGCTCGTCCCGGAAGGCATCGAGGGGCGCGTGGCGCACAAGGGGTCGGTGGCCGCGATGGTGCATCAGTTGGTGGGCGGCCTGCGCGCGGGCATGGGGTACTGCGGGTGCCCGACCATCACGGCGCTGCAGACCGACGCCCAGTTGATTCGCATCACGCCCGCCGGCCAGCGAGAGAGCCACGTCCACGACGTGATCATCACCAAGGAGAGCCCGAACTACAGAGTCGAATAG
- the secA gene encoding preprotein translocase subunit SecA, with translation MLDTLLSKVIGTQNERELKRIQPIVASINALEPSMQGLSDAELRGKTAEFRARVANGEALDDLLPEAFAVVREAGRRVVQMRHYDVQLIGGIVLHRGRIAEMKTGEGKTLVATLPAYLNALAGKGVHVVTVNDYLARRDSEWMGRIYRFLDMTVGVIQHDLRDEERQRQYGADITYGTNNEFGFDYLRDNMKFELAQMVQRGHFFAIVDEVDSILIDEARTPLIISGPAEESTDLYYEVDRIIPKLKPGAVVQGQIKSEEREALEASGDYIVDEKHRTATLTEGGMAHAEQLLAHRLQPGGLYDPANMPLLHHVQQGLRAHTLFRRDIEYLVNEEGQVVIIDEHTGRVMPGRRWSDGLHQAVEAKEGVKIERENQTLATITFQNYFRKYDKLSGMTGTADTEAEEFNKIYKLDVIQVPTNRPLIRIEEPDTVFRTQREKYDAIVEDIAAHQAEGRPVLVGTVSVEKSELLSTMLKRKGIKHVVLNAKYHAQEAEIVAQAGRLAKITVATNMAGRGTDILLGGNAEYMARQQCLAEDVAEKVPRGEEKYVDDEEFVYFRHLDTFYRVPTATWRHVFESFDVECRAEHEKVVGLGGLHILGTERHESRRIDNQLRGRAGRQGDPGSSRFYLSLEDDLMRIFGSANISGLMQRLGMEEGVPIESRMVTKAIQRAQKQVEAQNFGIRKHLLEYDDVMNKQRESIYALRLQLLEARVLIDDEAVDPRENLLVLAEDVLGGWVDEYAGETDDPEQWDLAQLRDEVIRVFDLDEAIVRELPLDGMTSDQVRTELWAEVEEQFATRERGVGRELLQLPEDLIPQIAGPDFFERIKAAEGDDKLAVAGRSVLAPIERNVMLQVVDGQWKDHLYSLDHLKEGIGLRGYGQRDPLVEYKKESYALFAAMKQRVDEETVRYLWRLRPMFGRAEAPQAPVPQHAEVPGEGGGAARPAAPAAAPAVPDIFSRPKRLQENRPSTPAGGALFGAPAATATAPKPARVGGDDVQRTVRRDVPKVGRNDDCPCGSGKKYKKCHGAGL, from the coding sequence TTGCTCGACACCCTTCTCTCCAAGGTCATCGGCACGCAGAACGAGCGCGAGCTGAAGCGGATTCAGCCGATCGTCGCGTCCATCAACGCCCTCGAGCCGTCCATGCAGGGGTTGAGCGATGCGGAACTGCGCGGCAAGACCGCGGAGTTCCGTGCGCGCGTCGCCAACGGCGAAGCGCTGGACGACCTGCTGCCCGAGGCCTTCGCCGTGGTTCGCGAGGCGGGCCGCCGCGTGGTCCAGATGCGGCACTACGACGTGCAGCTCATCGGCGGCATCGTGCTGCACCGGGGGCGCATCGCCGAGATGAAGACCGGCGAGGGCAAGACGCTCGTGGCAACGCTGCCGGCCTATCTCAACGCCCTGGCCGGCAAGGGCGTGCACGTGGTGACGGTCAACGACTACCTCGCGCGCCGCGACTCCGAGTGGATGGGTCGCATCTACCGGTTCCTCGACATGACGGTGGGCGTCATCCAGCACGACCTGCGCGACGAGGAACGCCAGCGCCAGTACGGCGCCGACATCACCTACGGCACCAACAACGAGTTCGGCTTCGACTACCTGCGCGACAACATGAAGTTCGAACTCGCGCAGATGGTGCAGCGCGGCCACTTCTTCGCGATCGTCGACGAGGTGGACAGCATCCTCATCGACGAGGCGCGGACGCCGCTCATCATCTCCGGCCCTGCCGAAGAATCGACGGACCTGTACTACGAAGTCGATCGCATCATCCCGAAGCTGAAGCCGGGGGCTGTCGTTCAGGGCCAGATCAAGTCCGAGGAACGCGAAGCGCTCGAAGCGTCTGGCGACTACATCGTCGACGAGAAGCACAGGACGGCGACGCTCACCGAGGGCGGCATGGCGCACGCCGAGCAACTGCTCGCGCATCGCCTGCAACCCGGTGGCCTCTACGACCCGGCCAACATGCCGTTACTGCACCATGTGCAGCAGGGCCTGCGCGCCCACACCCTGTTCCGCCGCGACATCGAGTACCTGGTGAACGAGGAAGGCCAGGTCGTCATCATCGACGAACACACCGGCCGCGTGATGCCGGGCCGTCGCTGGAGCGACGGACTGCACCAGGCGGTCGAGGCCAAGGAAGGCGTGAAGATCGAGCGCGAGAACCAGACACTCGCGACCATCACGTTCCAGAACTATTTCCGCAAGTACGACAAGCTCTCCGGCATGACCGGCACGGCCGACACGGAGGCCGAGGAGTTCAACAAGATCTACAAGCTCGACGTGATCCAGGTGCCGACCAACAGGCCCCTGATCCGCATCGAGGAACCCGATACCGTCTTCCGCACGCAGCGCGAGAAGTACGACGCGATCGTCGAGGACATCGCCGCGCACCAGGCCGAAGGCCGGCCCGTGCTCGTGGGCACCGTATCGGTCGAGAAGTCCGAGTTGCTCTCGACGATGCTCAAGCGCAAGGGCATCAAGCACGTCGTGCTCAACGCGAAGTACCACGCACAGGAAGCCGAGATCGTCGCGCAGGCGGGCCGCCTGGCCAAGATCACCGTGGCCACCAACATGGCCGGCCGCGGCACCGACATCCTGCTCGGCGGCAACGCCGAGTACATGGCGCGCCAGCAGTGTCTCGCCGAAGACGTCGCCGAGAAGGTCCCGCGCGGCGAGGAGAAGTACGTCGACGACGAGGAGTTCGTCTACTTCCGTCACCTCGACACGTTCTATCGTGTGCCCACGGCGACGTGGCGCCATGTGTTCGAGAGCTTCGACGTCGAGTGTCGGGCCGAACACGAGAAGGTGGTCGGCCTCGGCGGCCTGCACATTCTCGGGACCGAGCGTCACGAGTCGCGGCGCATCGACAACCAGCTGCGCGGCCGTGCCGGACGTCAGGGCGATCCGGGCTCGTCGCGCTTCTATCTCTCGCTCGAAGACGATCTGATGCGCATCTTCGGGTCGGCCAACATCTCGGGACTGATGCAGCGTCTCGGGATGGAAGAAGGCGTGCCGATCGAGAGCCGGATGGTCACCAAGGCCATCCAGCGCGCGCAGAAGCAGGTGGAAGCCCAGAACTTCGGAATCCGCAAGCACCTGCTCGAATACGACGACGTGATGAACAAGCAGCGCGAGAGCATCTACGCGCTCCGCCTGCAGTTGCTCGAAGCCCGCGTCCTCATCGATGACGAGGCCGTCGACCCGCGCGAGAACCTCCTCGTGCTCGCCGAGGACGTCCTCGGTGGATGGGTCGACGAGTACGCCGGCGAGACGGACGATCCCGAGCAGTGGGACCTCGCGCAGCTCCGTGACGAAGTGATTCGCGTGTTCGATCTCGACGAGGCGATCGTGCGCGAACTCCCGCTCGACGGGATGACCAGCGACCAGGTGCGCACCGAGCTCTGGGCCGAGGTCGAGGAGCAGTTCGCGACCAGGGAACGCGGCGTCGGGCGGGAGTTGTTGCAGCTGCCCGAGGACCTGATCCCGCAGATTGCCGGTCCCGACTTCTTCGAACGCATCAAGGCCGCCGAGGGCGACGACAAGCTCGCGGTCGCCGGCCGCAGCGTGCTCGCGCCCATCGAGCGCAACGTGATGCTGCAGGTCGTCGACGGCCAGTGGAAGGATCACCTCTACAGCCTCGACCACCTCAAGGAAGGCATCGGCCTGCGCGGCTACGGCCAGCGCGATCCCCTCGTCGAGTACAAGAAGGAGAGCTACGCGCTCTTTGCCGCGATGAAGCAGCGCGTGGACGAGGAAACCGTCCGCTACCTGTGGCGCCTGCGCCCGATGTTCGGCCGCGCCGAGGCTCCACAGGCTCCGGTTCCCCAGCATGCCGAGGTGCCGGGCGAGGGTGGCGGTGCGGCGCGCCCTGCAGCACCGGCCGCGGCCCCCGCCGTACCCGACATCTTCTCGCGGCCGAAGCGGCTGCAGGAGAATCGCCCGTCGACGCCGGCAGGTGGCGCACTGTTCGGCGCGCCCGCCGCGACGGCGACAGCCCCGAAGCCGGCACGCGTCGGTGGCGACGACGTGCAGCGCACCGTGCGTCGCGACGTGCCCAAGGTGGGCCGCAACGACGACTGCCCGTGCGGCAGCGGCAAGAAGTACAAGAAGTGCCACGGAGCGGGACTCTGA
- a CDS encoding M23 family metallopeptidase: MFSTRYSIVIANRRTGVVRRLTLSVRSVAIVAVMAGAIPALLSVGAARKAVWQRAQTQNEIAALRMENATARAAASALTAQIGSLQSAVDGISELTPTTTERTAMARLPRTVQERALGGLSPATARRVLEGAATAPDPVGVVRQMLDALEVGLESARPRLQRQAELARATPAIWPAFGAVTSGFGVRRDPFTSAVSVHSGLDVDVEFGDPVHVTADGTVTESRYHPEYGNMVVVSHGFGIETRYAHLSRALVRTGVSVARGQQIGQAGSTGRSTGTHVHYEVWIGGRPVNPLQYLVAREP; encoded by the coding sequence ATGTTCTCGACCCGCTACAGCATCGTCATCGCCAATCGCCGCACGGGCGTCGTGCGCCGGCTGACCCTGTCGGTGCGGTCGGTGGCGATCGTGGCGGTGATGGCTGGCGCGATTCCCGCGCTCCTGTCGGTGGGTGCGGCGCGCAAGGCCGTCTGGCAACGTGCGCAGACGCAAAACGAAATCGCCGCGCTCCGCATGGAGAACGCCACGGCGCGCGCGGCAGCCTCCGCGCTCACGGCGCAGATCGGATCGCTGCAGTCGGCTGTCGACGGCATCTCCGAACTGACGCCGACCACCACGGAGCGGACAGCCATGGCGCGGCTGCCGCGTACCGTGCAGGAGCGTGCCCTGGGCGGCCTCTCACCCGCCACGGCACGCCGTGTCCTCGAGGGCGCGGCAACGGCGCCCGACCCCGTTGGCGTTGTGCGCCAGATGCTCGACGCCCTTGAAGTGGGGCTCGAATCGGCACGGCCACGCCTGCAACGCCAGGCGGAACTGGCACGTGCCACGCCGGCGATCTGGCCCGCGTTCGGCGCGGTGACGTCCGGGTTCGGCGTCAGACGCGATCCATTCACGAGCGCCGTCAGTGTGCACTCGGGACTGGACGTGGACGTCGAGTTCGGCGATCCGGTGCATGTCACGGCCGATGGCACGGTCACCGAGTCGCGGTACCACCCCGAGTACGGCAACATGGTTGTGGTGTCGCACGGCTTCGGGATCGAGACGCGGTACGCGCACCTGTCGCGCGCGCTCGTCCGCACCGGCGTCTCGGTAGCGCGGGGCCAGCAGATCGGCCAGGCCGGATCCACGGGCCGCTCGACCGGGACGCACGTGCACTACGAGGTGTGGATTGGCGGGCGTCCCGTGAATCCGCTCCAGTACCTCGTCGCTCGCGAGCCGTAG
- a CDS encoding YifB family Mg chelatase-like AAA ATPase, producing MLASTFTTALVGVAAELVRVEADVSFGLPGFTIVGLPDASVRESRDRVRSAIRSAGLEFPPHKITVNLSPADLRKAGSSFDLPIAIALLAAAGQVPRDPASRALVIGELALDGRALPCRGVLPATLACRASQLDAMVVPRANVPEARLVPGVDVRGAATLADALRAIRERGPESDAMAPPATPRVLPEPDMADVQGQLLARRALEIAAAGHHNILFTGPPGAGKSMLARRLPGLLPTWTFEEALDATAIHSAAGLVPPEGGLLANRPFRAPHHTVSTAALIGGGPQPRPGEVSLAHRGVLLLDEVPEFDRRTLEVLRQPVETGVVHLARAARSVTFPADFLLVAAMNPCPCGYHGHPRRQCRCRPGDAERYAARISGPLLDRIDLVVQVPPVEPSALTGPRSTAEATAPIRARVATARARQAARQPAVNGRLTGHALECLRRSPALGRLLTQAMTALDLSARGADRCLRVARTIADLAGEDEVDRVHLAEALQFRPC from the coding sequence ATGCTTGCGTCAACGTTCACCACGGCGCTCGTGGGTGTGGCCGCGGAACTCGTGCGCGTCGAAGCCGATGTCAGCTTCGGACTGCCCGGCTTCACGATCGTCGGTCTCCCCGACGCGAGCGTGCGCGAGAGCCGTGACCGCGTGCGCAGCGCGATCCGCAGCGCGGGACTCGAATTCCCGCCGCACAAGATCACGGTCAACCTGTCACCGGCCGATCTCCGCAAGGCCGGCAGCAGTTTCGACCTCCCCATCGCGATCGCCCTGCTGGCCGCCGCGGGGCAGGTCCCGCGAGATCCTGCCTCGCGCGCACTCGTGATCGGCGAACTGGCGCTCGATGGTCGAGCCCTGCCCTGCCGCGGCGTCCTGCCGGCAACCCTGGCGTGTCGCGCGTCGCAGCTCGACGCCATGGTAGTGCCCCGCGCCAACGTCCCCGAGGCGAGACTGGTGCCTGGCGTCGACGTCCGCGGTGCCGCCACGCTGGCCGACGCGCTGCGCGCGATTCGGGAACGGGGTCCCGAGAGCGACGCGATGGCTCCTCCCGCGACACCACGTGTGCTGCCGGAGCCGGACATGGCCGACGTGCAGGGCCAACTCCTCGCCCGGCGCGCCCTGGAGATCGCGGCCGCGGGGCATCACAACATCCTGTTCACCGGTCCGCCCGGCGCAGGCAAGTCCATGCTGGCGCGGCGGCTGCCGGGCCTCCTCCCGACGTGGACGTTCGAGGAAGCGCTGGACGCCACGGCCATCCATTCGGCGGCGGGTCTGGTCCCTCCCGAGGGAGGTCTGCTCGCGAACCGCCCCTTCCGGGCGCCGCACCACACGGTATCGACGGCCGCCCTCATCGGCGGCGGGCCGCAGCCACGGCCCGGGGAAGTGAGCCTCGCCCACCGCGGCGTCCTGCTCCTGGACGAGGTCCCTGAGTTCGACCGGCGCACGCTCGAGGTCCTGCGGCAGCCGGTCGAGACCGGCGTGGTGCACCTGGCGCGCGCGGCGCGCAGCGTGACCTTCCCTGCCGACTTCCTGCTGGTGGCGGCGATGAATCCGTGTCCGTGCGGTTACCACGGCCACCCGCGGCGCCAGTGCCGGTGCCGTCCCGGCGACGCCGAGCGCTACGCGGCGCGCATCTCGGGACCACTCCTCGACCGAATCGACCTGGTCGTGCAGGTGCCGCCCGTCGAGCCATCGGCCCTGACGGGGCCACGTTCGACAGCGGAAGCCACGGCTCCCATCCGAGCACGTGTGGCGACGGCCCGCGCGCGACAGGCGGCCCGCCAGCCTGCGGTCAACGGCCGTTTGACAGGTCACGCGCTGGAGTGTCTGCGGCGCTCTCCCGCACTCGGGCGGCTCCTCACCCAAGCCATGACGGCCCTTGATCTGAGCGCCAGGGGCGCAGATCGCTGCCTCCGCGTCGCCAGGACCATCGCCGATCTCGCGGGCGAAGACGAGGTGGACCGTGTGCATTTGGCGGAGGCGCTTCAGTTCCGACCGTGCTAG
- a CDS encoding transglycosylase SLT domain-containing protein: MAAPQVAAVQPVEPVVSVEPGAALLAESERLFAAGERELSLGHLEQARAAFDKSVDTLLEAPEGVRGDPRLRTSLDRLIDRIAAHETLALQKGDGFTEKPSEPAAIDQLLEVATFSAPESAALDVGHTVQLDLEQTAHDIPIPLNERVLHYVELFQGRLRDFLAGGLQRGSRYLPMVQSVFRAEGVPLDLAYVPLIESAFKPTALSRASARGMWQFMRPTANDHGLRHDWYVDERADPEKATRAAAKYFKTLYGMFSDWHLAMASYNGGPGRVQRAIRASGLNDFWTLTATDRFLPRETREYVPMILAAVIIAKNPTQYGFELTPVEALTYDTVRVASAVDLRRVAEWTGTSIDEIQALNPELRRWTTPLRSANYEVKVPSGSGEQLMARLAAAAPGDLSALKFHTVRRRESLASIARTLGVSRADLADANGLSQRAAVKPGQRLLIPRAPAALLASASRPATAPAAREADTVVAMRASTPVAASADEDVRVTTHRVKRGETLYGIANAYDVTVADIRTWNRLKSTRLDIGDRLTIKVPRSRSAQ, encoded by the coding sequence GTGGCTGCGCCGCAGGTTGCGGCAGTACAGCCCGTAGAACCCGTCGTCTCTGTCGAGCCCGGCGCTGCCCTGCTGGCCGAGTCCGAGCGGCTGTTTGCCGCCGGCGAGCGCGAGTTGTCGCTCGGTCACCTCGAGCAGGCCCGCGCGGCGTTCGACAAGTCCGTCGATACCCTCCTCGAAGCGCCTGAAGGCGTACGTGGCGATCCGCGTCTGCGCACGTCGCTCGACAGGCTGATCGACAGGATCGCCGCGCACGAAACGCTCGCCTTGCAGAAGGGCGACGGCTTCACGGAGAAGCCGTCGGAACCGGCGGCCATCGACCAACTCCTCGAGGTGGCCACGTTCAGCGCACCCGAGTCGGCGGCCCTCGACGTCGGACACACCGTACAACTCGATCTCGAGCAGACCGCGCACGACATTCCGATTCCCTTGAACGAGCGGGTTCTGCACTACGTGGAACTCTTTCAGGGTCGGCTGCGCGACTTCCTCGCCGGTGGCCTCCAGCGCGGCAGCCGCTATCTGCCCATGGTCCAGAGCGTGTTTCGCGCCGAAGGCGTGCCGCTCGACCTCGCATACGTGCCGCTGATCGAGAGTGCGTTCAAGCCCACGGCGCTGTCGCGCGCCAGTGCCAGGGGAATGTGGCAGTTCATGCGGCCCACAGCCAACGATCACGGCCTCAGGCACGACTGGTACGTGGACGAGCGCGCGGATCCGGAGAAGGCCACGCGCGCGGCAGCGAAGTACTTCAAGACCCTCTACGGCATGTTCTCGGACTGGCACCTCGCCATGGCCTCCTACAACGGCGGGCCGGGACGGGTGCAGCGTGCGATCCGGGCGTCTGGCCTCAACGATTTCTGGACATTGACGGCCACCGATCGCTTCCTCCCGCGCGAAACGCGTGAGTACGTGCCGATGATCCTCGCCGCGGTGATCATCGCGAAGAACCCCACGCAGTACGGCTTCGAACTGACGCCCGTCGAGGCGCTCACCTACGACACGGTGCGCGTGGCCTCCGCTGTCGATCTGCGGCGCGTGGCCGAGTGGACGGGGACGTCCATCGACGAGATTCAGGCGCTCAATCCCGAACTGCGACGCTGGACCACGCCTCTCAGGAGCGCCAACTACGAGGTGAAAGTCCCCTCCGGATCCGGCGAGCAGTTGATGGCACGTCTGGCCGCGGCGGCTCCAGGCGATCTCTCGGCGCTCAAATTCCACACCGTACGCCGCCGCGAGTCGCTCGCCTCGATCGCACGGACGCTCGGCGTCTCGCGCGCCGACCTCGCCGACGCCAACGGTCTCTCGCAGCGCGCCGCGGTCAAGCCCGGTCAGCGCCTGCTCATCCCGCGCGCCCCTGCCGCCCTCCTCGCCAGTGCGAGTCGGCCCGCCACGGCACCGGCCGCACGCGAGGCCGACACGGTCGTGGCCATGCGTGCATCGACGCCCGTGGCCGCCAGCGCCGACGAGGATGTGCGCGTGACGACGCACCGCGTGAAGCGCGGCGAAACGCTCTACGGCATCGCCAACGCGTACGACGTCACGGTGGCCGACATCCGCACCTGGAATCGCCTGAAGAGCACGCGGCTCGACATCGGCGATCGCCTCACCATCAAGGTCCCTCGCTCGCGCAGCGCGCAGTAG